A stretch of Plutella xylostella chromosome 10, ilPluXylo3.1, whole genome shotgun sequence DNA encodes these proteins:
- the LOC105380430 gene encoding pescadillo homolog, with protein MVSKKKKKYSSGEGAQFMTRKAALKKLQLSLKDFRRICILKGIYPREPRNRKRAQKGAGGIKTLYHTKDIRFLLHEPIIWKLRELKVYQQKIRRARAMKEYGRMRKYLRDYPEMNVDHIVKERYPTFVDALRDLDDCLTLCFLFSTFPSLKRVPRDQSLMCRRLTIEFMHAVIAAKALRKVFVSVKGYYYQVELEGQTITWIVPHHFSFQPQTKDEVDFKIMSTFVEFYTMMLGFVNFKLYHSLNLVYPPKLTAAFTADNDKALVDEQVYVAERIAAMNVPLARLSGSNEAEELPEIDVFPTEDNDEQKLEEAKLEAEKVKKLKTMFKGLKFFINREVPREPLVFLIRCFGGEVSWDKDHFVGATFDESDESIAYHIVDRPSMEKQYLSRYYIQPQWVFDSVNARTLLPINKYLMGAVLPPHLSPFTDKTKDQVYMPPEERALNDPNFKPLNDDPSGSEIEEASDEDEVEKSEPDSDGDDEAALAKQYQQEIDEDSASDDDDDDETDPEKKKIAKEKKKAMAVTAGVPHKEHPYQKEIEDKQAFRLREKLVRKKHRNLYKSMKAGEEKRKKEIWLLRKKRRLNDEKNKEDKKAEKRKQKKQAFEAATA; from the exons ATGGTCTccaaaaagaagaagaag TATTCCTCGGGAGAAGGTGCACAGTTTATGACTAGAAAAGCAGCTCTAAAGAAACTCCAGCTATCCCTAAAAGACTTCAGACGAATTTGTATATTGAAGGGTATTTACCCTCGTGAACCCAGAAACAGGAAAAGGGCGCAGAAAGGAGCAGGCGGCATCAAGACCCTCTACCACACTAAGGACATCAGATTCTTGCTCCACGAACCAATAATATGGAAGTTACGAGAGCTGAAG GTGTACCAACAAAAAATCCGACGCGCCAGGGCTATGAAAGAATACGGCCGCATGAGGAAGTACTTACGAGACTACCCAGAGATGAATGTAGACCACATAGTGAAGGAGCGCTACCCCACATTTGTGGATGCATTACGAGACCTGGATGACTGCCTGACTCTATGCTTCCTGTTCAGCACATTCCCTTCCCTAAAGAGGGTGCCACGAGATCAGTCCCTCATGTGCCGCAGACTGACCATAGAGTTCATGCATGCAGTGATTGCAGCTAAAGCTCTGAGAAAAGTATTTGTTTCGGTGAAAGGCTACTACTATCAAGTGGAACTCGAGGGACAGACTATCACATGGATTGTCCCACATCACTTCTCTTTCCAG cCACAAACTAAAGATGAAGTGGACTTCAAGATCATGTCCACATTTGTGGAATTCTACACAATGATGCTGGGATTTGTCAACTTCAAGTTATACCACTCGTTGAATCTGGTGTACCCTCCAAAGCTCACAGCTGCCTTCACTGCTGACAATGACAAAGCCTTAGTAGATGAGCAGGTCTATGTTGCGGAGAGAATAGCGGCCATGAACGTGCCTCTAGCCAGGCTGTCCGGCAGCAATGAGGCTGAAGAACTTCCAGAAATTGATGTCTTCCCCACCGAGGACAATGATGAACAGAAGCTGGAAGAAGCCAAGCTTGAAGCTGAGAAGGTCAAGAAACTGAAGACCATGTTCAAAGGCCTCAAGTTCTTCATCAACAGAGAAGTTCCCCGGGAGCCCCTCGTCTTCCTGATACGCTGCTTTGGTGGTGAAGTTTCTTGGGACAAAGACCACTTTGTTGGTGCCACATTTGATGAGTCTGATGAGTCTATTGCTTACCACATTGTTGATCGGCCGAGTATGGAGAAGCAGTATCTCTCTCGGTACTACATACAGCCGCAGTGGGTGTTTGACAGTGTGAATGCTCGGACGCTGCTGCCCATCAACAAGTATCTGATGGGAGCCGTGCTGCCGCCGCACCTGTCTCCGTTCACTGACAAGACCAAGGACCAAGTCTACATGCCTCCTGAGGAGAGGGCTCTCAATGATCCTAACTTCAAACCACTGA ATGACGACCCATCAGGCAGTGAGATAGAAGAAGCCAGTGACGAGGATGAGGTGGAGAAGAGCGAGCCGGACTCCGACGGAGACGACGAGGCGGCGCTGGCCAAGCAGTACCAGCAGGAGATCGACGAAGACTCCGCCTcggatgacgatgatgatgacgagACAGATCCAGAGAAAAAGAAGATTGCTAAAGAAAAG AAAAAGGCCATGGCCGTGACAGCCGGTGTCCCTCACAAGGAGCACCCGTACCAGAAAGAGATAGAAGACAAGCAAGCGTTCCGTCTCCGAGAGAAACTCGTGCGCAAGAAGCACCGCAACCTCTACAAGAGCATGAAGGCGGGAGAGGAAAAGAGAAAGAAAGAGATTTGGCTGCTGAGGAAGAAGAGACGCCTCAACGATGAAAAAAACAAGGAAGACAAAAAAGCAGAGAAACGGAAACAGAAAAAGCAAGCTTTCGAAGCTGCTACAGCTTAA
- the LOC125489074 gene encoding uncharacterized protein LOC125489074 encodes MVQQLLRVVIALACVCACAHAHMGYWGGQSPLQPVAGLYVKPSHDGITGDLYVAASEDNGVNSQWVSEQPINFMQSYAQGQSAVPISYSSSLTTAKSPLEEVITAQKRAVITNPQVQYTYPVGADGKPVLSYPYTMMAGAGTTAQYPEAAAAAYAGHPYSAFHYFYPYLMSAALANAMKELGVNEETTNAVATPAATPAASAWASSAYYPWQYMMDPTAWAQHAAAAAAAAATTPAPAAPAQEAQTSNETANMQ; translated from the coding sequence ATGGTTCAACAGCTGCTCCGTGTAGTGATCGCCCTggcgtgtgtgtgtgcgtgcgCCCACGCACACATGGGCTACTGGGGCGGCCAGAGCCCACTGCAGCCGGTCGCCGGGCTCTACGTGAAGCCCTCCCACGACGGCATCACTGGAGACCTCTACGTCGCGGCCTCCGAGGACAACGGCGTCAACTCGCAGTGGGTCTCCGAACAGCCAATAAACTTCATGCAGAGCTACGCACAAGGGCAGTCCGCTGTCCCCATCTCGTATTCCAGCTCCCTGACCACGGCCAAGTCTCCCCTTGAAGAGGTGATCACGGCTCAGAAGCGCGCGGTCATCACGAACCCCCAGGTTCAGTACACGTATCCTGTCGGCGCTGACGGCAAGCCTGTCCTGTCGTACCCCTACACCATGATGGCTGGAGCCGGCACCACCGCGCAGTACCCCgaggccgccgccgctgcctaCGCAGGCCACCCCTACTCCGCCTTCCACTACTTCTACCCCTACTTGATGTCTGCAGCGCTCGCCAACGCTATGAAAGAGCTGGGAGTAAACGAGGAGACTACGAATGCTGTGGCTACTCCTGCTGCTACTCCTGCTGCGTCGGCCTGGGCGTCCTCGGCCTACTATCCGTGGCAGTACATGATGGACCCCACCGCCTGGGCCcagcacgccgccgccgccgccgccgccgccgccaccacccCCGcacccgccgcgcccgcccagGAAGCCCAGACCAGCAACGAAACTGCTAACATGCAATGA